GGTTAAatcatcgagtgagggacttcacaccCAAGTATTATATACTCGATGAATTGAGATGGTACACCCAAGTACTTGCATGTACTTGATGATCTGCTACAACGTACATCCAAAATTTATATACTTGATGATTTAAGTTGGTACACCCAAGTACTTGCATGTAGTTGATGATTTGGTATGACGTTCACCCAAGTATGACATTACTTGATGATTTTGGGATGCCACATTGGACATGGTGATGACATTGTGAGTATTGTTGTATTGTTGACGTTGTAGGACACATATGACACCTTTATTGATATTGTTATCACTTGCGCATGCTTATTACGCATTTTCTAACTATCATGTGTATTTACTTATATGAGTACTTGTGTGTGATGGGGTTATGTTTTTAGCAAAACTAAATTAGTTCATGTGTTGTATAAGGGCTTATCATAAGTTACTACTTGTTCATATTGTATATAGTTGACGATAATTCCTTGTGATCCATTATCATGAACTCATCAACCTAGTATTGACCTTGTTTAATACACTTTTCAGATAATCAAGTGAATCCAAGATTCGTTGATTGATGGTTGTGCTAAGACTTGGGCTTGGACTTACACGGATCCTGGATTCATTTGccccttatttttttttggtaaaaggcCGTCATTTGCCCCTTATTTTGGATTATGCGTAGGATCGATAGTCATCTTTTGATGATTAATTTTTAAGCATTTGATGGTTACTTGCTCATTATGCATTTTGTACTTGATTTATGATGTTGCGTTCACCGAAtccctttttatttatatagttcatGTTTTATGATAATTCCATTTTAATGCTATATCTTTCATGTAATATTCCTTTCCTagcttggggtgttacaatttagCTTAAATAATTTGCGATAGGGAGCCTAAGATCACAAACAaccaagaaaaacaaagaaaaaacaaaaagaaaaaaaatgcgaAAGGAATctgatatggcaaaatccgGGTGTAAGATGGACCGATGAAAAAATGTCACCGtccaatatattagttgagaacacaaaagcaaCAAATCTATtcaaaaaccaagaaaaaaatcgaaaataaaaaaatacgaACGTAACCCGATataacaaaatctgaatagtaAATAAAGATGTAATGTCAACCAATAGAACAGTCCCACTTGGACGGTGATACTATTCATAAGCATAGTctttaatatattagttgagaacACAAAAGTAATAAATCTATTCAAAAgccaagaaaaaaaatgaaaataaaaaaatacaaacgtAACCCGATataacaaaatctgaatagtaAATAAAGATGTAATGTCAACCAATAGAATAATCCCACTTGGACGGTGATACTGTTCATAAGCATAGTGTTTAATGTAATTGataatttatagtttaatgACAAATCATCAATGTTTTGCAATACTCATGACattcaaaatgatatttttttttctatacacgttataaattttatatatcatcgcacataataaatgttatatttcCTGAAACAACGCTTGTGTAACAGACTCGTTTTATAGTAATTGTTAGGCTCTTGAAATTACTGCATAAATAATAAAGTTAATGTCTGAGCTTATTAtaagttgtatgcatatattaattatacagtatattttatttaagttcATAGTTCTATATATACTTCCATACTTCCTCTTAAGTAGTGTTTGTTTATCCATTTAATCACTTAATGAGTCACTTAATCACTTAGTCTAACAATCCACAATTATCTGATAATATAAAAGAATGCGACCCTCTTTTGGAATAATAGATATGTGATAATGGGATTTATATAAGAATATGCCAATTAAAAGGTCATAAAACTATCGTAAATTATAAGTTAACTTAACTTGACTATGTCAAATGCATAATAATAAGCATATACCTTATAAAGGATTCATTAGTCATTTACATACAAAAAAGTGAAATGATACGAGTCTGATTGAACCCAGACGAGAATATGTCCACATTCATTAAATACACGGAGCATATTCACTTAATTGTAACGTCCATTATGTATACATGCTCTCTTTCACTTCTATATAAAttcacgtatatatatataaacatcataaTGTCATCATCCTCGATCACTTTCTACCTTTTACTAGTTTCTTTCTCATGTCAACATTATCAACACATTTAAtactacgtaatatatatatataatctataagcATATTTTGACATAAACGTACAATTGTTGAATATGGGAAGATTTAGGAGAGTGGCGGAGGCCTTTGAGATGGCGGCCAGGAAGGTGCTAGATTGCGATAGCAGTGGGAGCGAGCATTCGCCAGAAACCATGTTGGATTTGTCTCATTTGGTTAACTCCTTCATCGAAAACAATAATGGTGCTATTGATAGGGATATTGATTCTAAAGTGAATAATGAATCTAGTTCTGATGtaactgatgatgatgatgacataAAGGAAATGAAAGAGTCGTTGAAGAAGTTGTTTCGATATGGAAACAATGATCTTAAAAGAAATGTTGTTTTAAAGGTTGAAAAAGTGTGGTTGGGCATCAAGGATAACTCATTGTTAGGATCTAAACGACACTTAATGGCTCGTTTACGTGATCAAGGTCTCGATGTTGGTAAGTCTCACTTTTAAGCttttgttatgtatatatcAATCAAAAGAATGTGGCTTCAAAAGGCATATTTCTTCAAAacgatgcatccaccaaaaaacgtgattttttcgattttgaggaATCAATGTGTTGCTGAAcactaaaataatgataattagttatgcactatgttagttttatggacttttaatgcatcaaaatgatgttttttaaatgttctcaccgttattattttaagactgttcttatttaattgttcctatatatatataaaatatatatatataagaattgtTATATGTTAAGTTGTTATCATTAATTTATGAATAATTATTGTATTGTAGGTCTTTGCAAATCCAAGTGGGAAAAGAAAGGGAAGCTACTCTCAGGTGATTATGAGTACATTGATGTTAATGTTGATGGAACACGTTACATAATCAATGTATCTCTCCGAGAAGAATTCGAGATAGCTAGGCCGACGGCTAGTTACTCCTCATTGCTCAAGGTTCTTCCTCACATATCGGTGAGCAAAGTGGAGGAGTTCAAAGAGATCATTAAAATAATGTGCAAAGCTGTTAAGAAGTCGATGAACCAAATGAAGATGACTGTGCCCCCATGGAGAAGACGTGAATACGTTCAAGCTAGATGGTTCGGATCTTACAAACGTACAACCAATGAGTTTCCTACTAAGAACACAGTAGATTTGAACATAATCAACAAGACAACTACTACTGGGTTTCTATCGATCCCTAGCACTTGCTATGGAAGATATACAGAAAATATTGGTAAGAAGGATTTTGCCTTCAAAATGGGCAATTTGGCCATAGCCATGATTGGAGCAGgctaattaattaagatatgCTATGGAATGGTCTTTAAGTTTTGAGTCGAATTAGGAATTACTTGTAAAAAGTCTTGGTAGCTATGATTGTTTTGAAGTATTTATGAATTTAGATCATATGGTATATGCATTTTGTTCATTaagtttttaaagtttaatatatataaagtttttttcaatatattatttgatCAATCTTATTTTCACAATGGcttatgattattttgaattcaaACTTTCAAACAAATTTTGATTGATTGTGCATATGACGCTggtgatgaaacttttgcatattaaattttatttcatcATCATGAGTTTGTTTGATTTACCAAGTGTTTTTTGAGGTCAAACTAGTTGTTTGACATGCATTCTTTTGTAGCAACATAATCACACCATCCGTAATGCGAGAACTGGTGCCGGCATATTAGGCCCTCCACTTCTTTCCCCTACGGGCTCCGATTCGTTTGCCGGCGTGTCGCTCTTGAGAAATGCGATGCGGACGAGGAGCgtgtttgagtttttttttaattatatttgcattattatataatttaactagattattttcccgaaacatattaagttttcataataatataattaataattagataaatcaaattattattaaaatattggtgtGGTATATTTTTGTATCATAATGGTGTAAAAAGCAATCCGAATGGGATACTGAAACGAATGGTCAGCAAGTCTAATACTCATGTGAGTAGGACGAAGGACACCCAAACCCAACTTGGTATAAACCAAGTAAGACATCATATTGATGCTAGACCCTAAATCAGCTAGGGCTTTACAAGTAAGAGTTCTAATAGAGCAAGTGATAAGGAACCTGATCCTTGGCCTTGCTGAGTCTGCTATTGAGGTTGATTCTGATAATTATCtctttgccacctgttacctGAAAAACGAGTATTATTAGCctgaaaagaagagttataagaaGGATTACCTGAAGTTCGGTTTTCGAAACCGGTGCTGCGGTGGAAGGTCCCTTGGGGTTGATTCTGAACATAGTTCACATCTTCAGGTGCCCGATTTGGACATTCATCAGAATAGTGCATATCACCACAATGGTCACACCCATCGGCTAAGACCTTAACATCCTTCTCAAGTGCTCCAAACCGAGTCTCTTGAGCAGCGAATCCTTTATCCATGCGCAGAGAGCGCCTGAATCTCTCCAATAACCCCTGAGTCATCGCTAGCTTCAGCCTTTGCAACTCTCTCTTTTCTTGTACctttcttcatctttctttCATTCTTCAAGAACCTTTCATCATCAATAGTTGAGTTATCCTTTGCCATATCATGTAAGATCTGATAACCTTCATTGGGTGTAATGTTATTGAAACTACCCCCAAAAGCATATCCTAATTCTCGTTTAGACTTCTTATCTAACCCAACAAAGAAAAGGTCCACATTTTGTTCCCTAGTCAAATTGTGGCCTGGAAAATTTCTCAACATTTCCTTGAAACGAACCCAAGCATCCACCACATCTTCTCCATCATCTTGTTCAAAAGACCTAATCATATTTTCCAACCTTCTTTGAGTTCTAAGTGAATAAAACTCTCCA
The sequence above is drawn from the Erigeron canadensis isolate Cc75 chromosome 4, C_canadensis_v1, whole genome shotgun sequence genome and encodes:
- the LOC122596945 gene encoding uncharacterized protein LOC122596945, with the translated sequence MGRFRRVAEAFEMAARKVLDCDSSGSEHSPETMLDLSHLVNSFIENNNGAIDRDIDSKVNNESSSDVTDDDDDIKEMKESLKKLFRYGNNDLKRNVVLKVEKVWLGIKDNSLLGSKRHLMARLRDQGLDVGLCKSKWEKKGKLLSGDYEYIDVNVDGTRYIINVSLREEFEIARPTASYSSLLKVLPHISVSKVEEFKEIIKIMCKAVKKSMNQMKMTVPPWRRREYVQARWFGSYKRTTNEFPTKNTVDLNIINKTTTTGFLSIPSTCYGRYTENIGKKDFAFKMGNLAIAMIGAG